One Dromiciops gliroides isolate mDroGli1 chromosome 3, mDroGli1.pri, whole genome shotgun sequence DNA segment encodes these proteins:
- the LOC122750616 gene encoding C-Myc-binding protein, with the protein MAHYKAADSKREQFRRYLEKSGVLDTLTKVLVALYEEPEKPNSALDFLKHHLGAATPENPEIELLRLELAEVKEKYEAVVEENKKLKAKLAQYEPLQEEKRAE; encoded by the exons ATGGCCCATTACAAA GCCGCCGACTCGAAGCGGGAGCAGTTCCGGAGGTACCTAGAGAAGTCGGGAGTGCTGGACACGCTCACCAAAG TATTGGTCGCCTTGTATGAAGAACCAGAAAAACCCAATAGTGCATTGGA TTTTCTAAAGCATCACTTAGGAGCTGCGACTCCAGAAAATCCAGAAATAGAGTTGCTTCGCTTAGAATTGGCCGAggtgaaagaaaaatatgaagctgtagtagaagaaaacaaaaaactgaaagcaAAG CTTGCTCAGTATGAACCACTTCAGGAGGAGAAGCGTGCTGAATAG